The Paracoccus liaowanqingii genome window below encodes:
- a CDS encoding efflux RND transporter periplasmic adaptor subunit, translated as MRKGILAITCVLAVALGIGAALGFGGPMVDRIMGEEAGDEGDAGPEAQTVRTALAEEAEIVEQFSAVGNTRAIRSGDILPRTAGVVASFDIPSGTRVEAGYGLVQLDDRAERAALRQVEARLGDAQATADRTRELSDRNVAADASLDTALADLDLAQAELDAARIEVDDRRITAPFAGTVGLTDIETGRRLEPTDVITTLDDLSRIEIIFNLPESLFLQVETGQALQATGAGSDRVFTGELSTVGTRIDPVARFFEVRGLFDNADGTLTTGMLMNVDLTLETRTSVTVPELAIVNIGDEAIVFVPEEGQARERTVRTGLLQDGAVEILEGLEAGETVITTGLQAIEDGDAVEPEDEGGEAPEEETADTAAADGTRQ; from the coding sequence ATGCGCAAGGGCATCTTGGCGATCACGTGCGTGCTGGCGGTCGCCTTGGGGATCGGCGCGGCACTTGGCTTCGGCGGGCCGATGGTCGACCGGATCATGGGCGAGGAGGCCGGCGACGAGGGCGATGCGGGCCCCGAGGCTCAGACGGTCCGCACCGCCTTGGCCGAAGAGGCCGAGATCGTCGAGCAGTTCTCGGCGGTCGGGAACACGCGGGCCATCCGCTCGGGCGACATCCTGCCGCGCACGGCGGGGGTGGTCGCCTCCTTCGACATCCCGAGCGGCACGCGGGTCGAGGCAGGGTACGGCCTGGTCCAGCTGGACGACCGGGCCGAACGCGCCGCCCTGCGGCAGGTCGAGGCGCGGCTTGGGGACGCGCAGGCGACGGCGGACCGGACGCGCGAGCTGTCGGACCGCAACGTGGCGGCGGATGCGTCCTTGGACACGGCGCTGGCCGATCTGGACCTGGCGCAGGCCGAACTGGACGCCGCCCGGATCGAGGTCGACGACCGTCGGATCACCGCGCCCTTCGCGGGCACGGTGGGGCTGACCGACATCGAGACCGGCCGTCGGCTGGAGCCCACCGACGTGATCACGACGCTGGACGACCTGTCGCGGATCGAGATCATCTTCAACCTGCCCGAATCCCTGTTCCTGCAGGTCGAGACGGGGCAGGCGCTGCAGGCCACCGGCGCGGGCAGCGACCGGGTCTTCACGGGCGAGCTGTCCACCGTCGGCACGCGGATCGATCCGGTCGCGCGCTTCTTCGAGGTGCGCGGGCTGTTCGACAATGCGGACGGGACGCTGACCACGGGCATGCTGATGAATGTCGACCTGACGCTGGAGACCCGGACTTCGGTCACCGTGCCGGAACTGGCCATCGTGAATATCGGCGACGAGGCCATCGTCTTCGTCCCCGAGGAGGGCCAGGCGCGCGAACGGACCGTGCGGACCGGCCTGCTGCAGGATGGCGCGGTCGAGATCCTGGAGGGGCTGGAGGCGGGCGAGACGGTGATCACCACCGGCCTGCAAGCCATCGAGGACGGCGACGCGGTCGAACCCGAGGACGAGGGTGGCGAAGCTCCTGAGGAGGAGACGGCCGACACCGCCGCCGCCGACGGGACCCGCCAATGA
- a CDS encoding AMP-binding protein, giving the protein MSRSVETTATDDPMAPAELVPAELVRACHAHHDRLALCDRDHRLSYGQLAEFVQVLQGQLSGDGPVALFGAPGSLLAAAAVTCVIGGRPFVHLDPAMPQAVLTNIVAELGVATIVTCQPPAPDQLPRACRIIDAQTCLDRRPPDGVGPLAAADVRPTDIIYLVATSGTTGRPKCIPVTHDAAWLSYRWRDGFTPYDPSMTVGIYIFAIWEMFRPLRMGAQLQFPGLNDLMSPQALVAFLSRHGIDEMLFTPSFFEKTLGGIDPEIGAALPLRRVVLNGEVVSDRLVAEAKRRLPGTALWNLYSICETHDISITRLDGVPAPAEGVSVGVAMPHLQAVVLDDGDRPCAPGQPGLLHFEGPRMLGPGYVNRPEETEQRFRMLTLDGADRRLYDTGDRGYVTEDGRIHVLGRIAHMLKLRGHSIQTRELTETLAAHLAFGQSIPWVQQVEGPGQVLVVYYTADAAQRARNADAWTLGTDWQRMPQALALALQQVLPRYCIPTWLARLDEIPINPVSGKCDFKALPPVPSEDGGADGAHDLPTLTCAARILGGAARSIDPARSFHDQGGDSLMCVDLILSLEAAYGRPVDFEWALNLPLARLHALLTTEAAASTPPASVRKAGILLTGATGFLGGHVLAEAARHLPEGQVIYCLVRPRTHDPAVRLADRAAALGVPQDRFVIVAGAIEDPRFGLDPATYADLAHRVSSVVHCAATVNLAVDRDRMEAWSQAGIATILQFCRDAGAPLAFSSSTSIFPDRGGPHPEGPATAFEGISGYGAAKIAAERAIAHAGIDALILRLPSLYDLEAPNPKDIYETILQACQRSGRVPQGLCFRMTDVRAAARLLLQSVPEGVTHANLIGDAAVTWPQDAPSLPTIPRAAWLDMAPLTPVERRLLQDAPGTLQADAAYDTATAQRLWSALGPYGQVSDPAALLARRLQPELVPEATTAIPR; this is encoded by the coding sequence ATGTCCAGATCCGTCGAGACGACCGCCACCGACGACCCGATGGCGCCTGCGGAGCTGGTGCCTGCGGAGCTGGTCCGCGCCTGTCACGCCCACCATGACCGCCTCGCGCTCTGCGACCGGGATCACCGGCTGAGCTATGGCCAGCTGGCGGAGTTCGTCCAGGTGCTGCAGGGCCAGCTGTCCGGCGACGGTCCCGTGGCGCTGTTCGGCGCCCCCGGCAGCCTGCTGGCGGCGGCGGCGGTGACCTGCGTCATCGGCGGGCGGCCCTTCGTGCATCTGGATCCCGCCATGCCGCAGGCGGTGCTGACCAACATCGTCGCCGAGCTTGGGGTCGCGACCATCGTGACCTGCCAGCCCCCCGCGCCGGATCAGCTGCCAAGGGCCTGCCGCATCATCGACGCGCAGACCTGCCTCGACCGGCGCCCGCCCGACGGCGTGGGACCGCTGGCGGCGGCGGATGTGCGCCCGACCGACATCATCTATCTGGTCGCCACCTCGGGCACGACCGGGCGGCCCAAATGCATCCCCGTCACCCATGACGCCGCCTGGCTGTCCTATCGATGGCGCGACGGCTTCACCCCCTATGATCCGTCCATGACGGTGGGCATCTACATCTTCGCCATCTGGGAGATGTTCCGGCCGCTGCGGATGGGCGCCCAGCTGCAGTTTCCCGGCCTGAACGACCTGATGTCGCCGCAGGCGCTGGTCGCGTTCCTGTCGCGCCACGGCATCGACGAGATGCTGTTCACCCCGTCCTTCTTCGAGAAGACCCTCGGCGGCATCGACCCGGAGATCGGGGCCGCGCTGCCCCTGCGCCGCGTGGTGCTGAACGGAGAGGTCGTCAGCGACCGGCTGGTGGCCGAGGCGAAAAGGAGGCTGCCCGGCACCGCGCTGTGGAACCTCTACAGCATCTGCGAGACCCATGACATCAGCATCACCCGGCTGGACGGCGTCCCCGCCCCGGCCGAGGGGGTCTCGGTGGGCGTGGCGATGCCGCATCTGCAGGCCGTGGTTCTGGACGACGGGGACCGGCCCTGCGCGCCGGGCCAGCCGGGCCTGCTGCATTTCGAGGGGCCGCGCATGCTGGGCCCGGGCTATGTGAACCGCCCCGAGGAGACCGAACAACGCTTCCGGATGCTGACCTTGGACGGGGCGGACCGGCGACTGTATGACACCGGCGACCGGGGCTATGTCACCGAGGACGGCCGAATCCATGTGCTGGGGCGCATCGCGCATATGCTGAAGCTGCGCGGCCACAGCATCCAGACGCGCGAACTGACCGAGACGCTGGCCGCGCATCTGGCCTTTGGGCAGTCGATCCCCTGGGTGCAGCAGGTCGAGGGCCCGGGACAGGTGCTGGTGGTCTATTACACCGCCGACGCCGCGCAGAGGGCGCGCAATGCCGATGCCTGGACCCTGGGCACGGACTGGCAGCGGATGCCGCAGGCGCTGGCCCTGGCCCTGCAGCAGGTCCTGCCGCGCTATTGCATCCCGACCTGGCTGGCCCGGCTGGACGAGATTCCGATCAACCCGGTCTCGGGCAAGTGCGACTTCAAGGCGCTGCCGCCTGTGCCATCCGAGGACGGGGGCGCGGACGGCGCGCATGACCTCCCCACCCTGACCTGCGCCGCGCGGATCCTGGGCGGTGCCGCCCGCAGCATCGACCCCGCCCGGTCCTTCCACGATCAGGGCGGCGACTCGCTGATGTGCGTCGACCTGATCCTGTCGCTGGAGGCGGCCTATGGGCGCCCGGTGGATTTCGAATGGGCGCTGAACCTGCCGCTGGCGCGGCTGCATGCGCTGCTGACGACCGAGGCCGCGGCCTCCACCCCGCCGGCCAGCGTCCGGAAGGCCGGGATCCTGCTGACCGGCGCCACGGGCTTTCTGGGCGGACATGTTCTGGCCGAGGCCGCCCGCCATCTGCCAGAGGGTCAGGTGATCTACTGCCTGGTGCGCCCCCGCACCCATGATCCGGCAGTCCGTCTGGCCGACCGGGCCGCCGCGCTCGGCGTGCCGCAGGATCGCTTCGTTATCGTGGCGGGCGCGATCGAGGATCCGCGCTTCGGGCTGGATCCCGCGACCTACGCCGATCTGGCCCATCGTGTCTCCTCGGTCGTCCATTGCGCCGCGACCGTCAACCTGGCGGTCGACCGCGACCGGATGGAGGCCTGGTCGCAGGCGGGGATCGCGACGATCCTGCAGTTCTGCCGCGACGCGGGCGCGCCGCTGGCCTTTTCCAGCTCGACCTCGATCTTTCCCGACCGCGGCGGGCCCCATCCCGAAGGCCCCGCGACGGCCTTCGAGGGGATCTCGGGCTATGGCGCGGCCAAGATCGCGGCGGAGCGGGCCATCGCGCACGCGGGGATCGACGCCCTGATCCTGCGCCTGCCGTCGCTTTATGATCTGGAGGCGCCGAATCCGAAGGACATCTACGAGACGATCCTGCAGGCCTGCCAGCGGTCGGGACGGGTGCCGCAAGGCCTGTGCTTCCGGATGACGGATGTGCGGGCGGCGGCGCGGCTTCTGCTGCAATCCGTCCCCGAGGGCGTGACCCATGCCAACCTGATCGGCGACGCGGCCGTCACCTGGCCGCAGGACGCGCCGTCCCTGCCCACGATCCCGCGGGCCGCCTGGCTGGACATGGCCCCCCTGACCCCGGTCGAGCGACGGCTGCTGCAGGACGCCCCCGGCACGCTGCAGGCGGATGCCGCCTATGACACGGCCACGGCGCAGCGCCTCTGGTCCGCGCTCGGGCCCTATGGGCAGGTCTCGGACCCGGCGGCGCTGCTGGCGCGGCGCCTTCAGCCCGAATTGGTGCCGGAGGCTACCACAGCGATCCCGCGTTGA
- a CDS encoding SDR family NAD(P)-dependent oxidoreductase — MSTTQKIAIVTGGLSGIGYAIARRFVAEGMIVHVGARRGDDPSFQEKLRAAFGGPVVVRALDVRQSDSVAAFVDAVVAAQGRVDVLVNAAGVYDEAAVIGHSDAVWDDQIDTNLTGAFKMIRAVMPLMTRHKWGRIINIASVAAHQGMADNAAYCASKAGLLGLGRCVSLEGAAHGITCNSISPTWVETEMLQQFIAQDMAKGGLSEAEVRATYEASNPQGALVQPDEIAGLAAFLASDAARAMTMADYQVNAGSLW; from the coding sequence ATGAGCACCACACAGAAGATCGCGATCGTCACCGGCGGGCTGTCCGGCATCGGATACGCGATCGCCCGCCGCTTCGTGGCCGAGGGCATGATCGTCCATGTGGGCGCCCGGCGCGGCGACGATCCCTCGTTCCAGGAAAAGCTGCGCGCGGCCTTCGGCGGGCCGGTCGTCGTGCGGGCGCTGGATGTCCGGCAGTCCGACAGCGTGGCAGCCTTCGTCGATGCGGTCGTGGCGGCGCAGGGGCGGGTCGACGTGCTGGTCAACGCCGCCGGCGTCTATGACGAGGCGGCGGTGATCGGGCATTCCGATGCGGTCTGGGACGACCAGATCGACACGAACCTGACCGGCGCCTTCAAGATGATCCGGGCGGTGATGCCCCTGATGACCAGGCATAAGTGGGGGCGGATCATCAACATCGCCTCGGTCGCGGCGCATCAGGGGATGGCCGACAACGCCGCCTATTGCGCGTCCAAGGCGGGCCTGCTGGGTCTGGGCCGCTGCGTCAGCCTGGAGGGCGCGGCGCATGGCATCACCTGCAACAGCATCAGCCCCACCTGGGTCGAGACCGAGATGCTGCAGCAGTTCATCGCCCAGGACATGGCCAAGGGCGGGCTGTCCGAGGCCGAGGTCCGCGCGACCTACGAGGCCTCGAACCCGCAGGGCGCGCTGGTGCAGCCCGACGAGATCGCCGGTCTGGCCGCCTTCCTCGCCAGCGACGCGGCCCGCGCGATGACGATGGCCGACTATCAGGTCAACGCGGGATCGCTGTGGTAG
- a CDS encoding AAA family ATPase — translation MFITPAHHDILAMVRAWRIGDRPVLVLTGDGGTGKTTFARKLAATFGATMQVGLLDLGKTQPTDLRRAVPEAFGSDVRVLVEDPLASHDRFMAESLASGRRRLLIVDEAQHLSGPALTYLEQLTTPPRSGLPVFYVVLIGAPGLDAMPAQPDHPALHDRIGGRLHLSPFTEAQTAAYVDHRLRMANCACPVGDMTFDSSRLELLHEASGGRPKIINRLVQRYLFDPVRAGVAAKIARPVEQASPAAPVAEEPAPLPPVVAKPAPLPPVVVDHRQAPLPQAQVEDPQTLPRPEVIEDRQPPLPLPVVEDREAPLPQAPVEEPQALPRPEIIKDRQAPPPPVVVEDRQPRLPPAHVEHRQVLPRPDAAREKPTTAPSFVTRERPVPLPPVLSKPAPVPPVVVDDKSPPRPAAAKERPQPVPARNGPVPVQTAVTKRKPAALQSVAKERPALAQPAPPRPEGRRTLPSKPAAVPMALVVKPARTEPSATPAPAARPSPVRVAPSIAPPRPEPVDHPERTRGRGLHWGLAGAAGLGLAAAAVMVLGPTADQPAPMEVAAPAPVAAPAAEPAPPAPEPTPEPVAVAPVPEPAPEAVVPPPVPGLRGASIDPVPDADALLTEALVAGGTDPEQAAQLYTRAALWGNARAAYYLGQLYETGIGVPQNPDRARAAYALALEVDGAAARLDALEGRSGSGIAVEAAPVPVSQMVITTGQTELHWRDPEGAVAAQFLVEFVPAGESEDIRQAETVLPALLLAERVTRWRVSALGPDGSAGTASEWSYPDAALP, via the coding sequence ATGTTTATCACGCCGGCCCATCACGACATCCTGGCGATGGTCCGGGCCTGGCGGATCGGCGACCGGCCCGTCCTGGTGCTGACCGGCGACGGCGGGACCGGCAAGACCACCTTCGCCCGCAAGTTGGCCGCCACCTTTGGGGCGACCATGCAGGTCGGCCTGCTGGATCTTGGCAAGACGCAGCCAACCGACCTGCGGCGCGCGGTGCCGGAGGCCTTCGGGTCCGACGTCCGGGTTTTGGTCGAAGATCCCCTGGCCAGCCACGACCGGTTCATGGCCGAATCCCTGGCCTCGGGTCGGCGGCGGCTGCTGATCGTGGACGAGGCGCAGCATCTGTCCGGACCGGCGCTGACCTATCTGGAACAGCTGACCACCCCGCCCCGCAGCGGGTTGCCGGTGTTCTACGTCGTGCTGATCGGCGCGCCGGGGCTGGATGCGATGCCCGCCCAGCCCGACCACCCTGCACTGCACGACCGGATCGGCGGGCGGTTGCACCTGTCGCCCTTCACCGAGGCGCAGACCGCTGCCTATGTCGATCACCGCCTGCGCATGGCGAACTGCGCCTGCCCCGTCGGCGACATGACCTTCGACAGCTCGCGGCTGGAGCTGCTGCACGAGGCCTCGGGAGGGCGCCCCAAGATCATCAACCGCTTGGTTCAGCGATACCTGTTCGATCCCGTCCGGGCCGGGGTCGCCGCCAAGATCGCGCGGCCCGTGGAGCAGGCTTCGCCCGCCGCCCCGGTCGCGGAGGAACCCGCACCTCTGCCACCGGTCGTGGCGAAGCCCGCGCCTCTGCCGCCGGTCGTGGTCGACCACCGGCAGGCTCCCCTTCCGCAGGCGCAGGTCGAAGATCCGCAGACGCTGCCTCGGCCGGAAGTCATCGAGGACCGGCAGCCCCCCCTCCCGCTGCCCGTGGTCGAAGACAGGGAAGCGCCCCTTCCGCAGGCGCCGGTTGAAGAGCCGCAGGCGCTGCCTCGGCCGGAAATCATCAAGGACCGGCAGGCCCCTCCTCCGCCGGTCGTGGTCGAAGACCGTCAGCCCCGGCTTCCGCCGGCGCATGTCGAACATCGGCAGGTGCTGCCTCGGCCGGACGCGGCCAGGGAGAAGCCGACCACCGCCCCGTCCTTCGTCACCCGGGAAAGGCCGGTGCCCCTGCCCCCGGTCCTGTCGAAGCCAGCGCCCGTGCCGCCCGTCGTCGTGGACGACAAGTCGCCTCCGCGACCGGCTGCGGCGAAGGAAAGACCGCAACCCGTCCCGGCCCGGAATGGGCCCGTGCCGGTGCAGACGGCCGTGACCAAGCGCAAGCCGGCGGCCCTGCAGTCCGTGGCCAAGGAAAGGCCCGCGCTTGCGCAGCCCGCCCCGCCCCGTCCCGAGGGGCGCAGGACGCTGCCCTCGAAACCGGCAGCCGTGCCGATGGCTCTGGTCGTCAAGCCCGCGCGGACAGAGCCCTCTGCCACGCCCGCGCCTGCCGCGCGCCCGTCTCCGGTCCGGGTGGCGCCCTCGATCGCGCCCCCGCGGCCGGAACCGGTCGATCATCCCGAGAGGACCAGGGGCCGTGGTCTGCACTGGGGACTGGCCGGCGCGGCCGGGCTGGGCCTTGCGGCCGCCGCGGTGATGGTCCTAGGACCCACCGCCGATCAGCCCGCGCCGATGGAGGTCGCAGCCCCTGCCCCGGTCGCCGCGCCCGCCGCCGAACCCGCGCCCCCGGCCCCCGAGCCGACGCCCGAGCCGGTCGCGGTCGCGCCCGTTCCCGAGCCCGCCCCCGAGGCGGTCGTGCCGCCGCCGGTCCCCGGCCTGCGCGGCGCCAGCATCGATCCGGTGCCCGACGCCGATGCCCTGCTGACCGAGGCCCTGGTCGCCGGCGGCACGGATCCCGAACAGGCGGCGCAGCTTTACACGCGCGCCGCGCTGTGGGGGAATGCGCGGGCCGCCTATTACCTGGGCCAGCTTTACGAGACCGGCATCGGGGTGCCGCAAAACCCGGACCGCGCACGGGCCGCCTATGCGCTGGCGCTGGAGGTGGACGGCGCTGCCGCCCGGCTGGACGCGCTGGAGGGCCGCAGCGGCTCCGGCATCGCAGTGGAGGCAGCACCCGTGCCCGTGTCCCAGATGGTGATCACGACCGGCCAGACCGAGCTGCACTGGCGCGATCCCGAAGGCGCGGTCGCCGCGCAGTTCTTGGTGGAGTTCGTCCCTGCAGGGGAAAGCGAGGACATCCGGCAGGCCGAGACCGTGCTGCCCGCCCTGCTGCTGGCGGAGCGCGTCACCCGCTGGCGGGTCAGCGCCCTCGGCCCCGACGGATCGGCGGGGACGGCGTCGGAATGGTCCTATCCCGACGCGGCCCTTCCCTGA
- a CDS encoding TAXI family TRAP transporter solute-binding subunit produces MRHSKPLARLTLVIVAALGMAAPASAQDAPMTIVTGSPTGTYIQIGRDLNGLMQQCGRDLEVVESAGSLENFLAVRQRPNTQFGIVQNDVLEYMQTFSGDDPGVARAIAGVRIAFPLYEEEVHILARRDIADFGGLADKRVAIGVEDSGTFLTASLMLSLAGIELAEALPIAPADALPQLEAGEIDAFFYIAGAPAAIYSENDIDAEQFHLLPIQDATLQAVYAPATLPGGTYDFQPDPVELVTVKAVLMTYEYDARGNAYHQASCRGVSDLSSLILTNIDTLREEGHPKWQSVDLGDIPTGWDIAACVNRGIDPGYVSSCTPPAPEAPQPQAAPTDSEANAAYRRSICAAVGC; encoded by the coding sequence ATGCGACATTCCAAGCCTCTGGCCCGCCTGACCCTCGTGATCGTCGCCGCGCTCGGCATGGCGGCCCCGGCATCCGCGCAGGATGCGCCGATGACCATCGTGACCGGGTCCCCGACCGGAACCTACATCCAGATCGGGCGCGACCTGAACGGGCTGATGCAGCAATGCGGGCGGGATCTGGAGGTGGTGGAATCCGCGGGCTCGCTGGAGAATTTCCTGGCCGTGCGGCAGCGTCCGAACACGCAGTTCGGCATCGTGCAGAACGATGTGCTGGAATACATGCAGACGTTTTCGGGCGACGATCCGGGGGTGGCACGGGCCATCGCGGGCGTGCGCATCGCCTTTCCGCTCTACGAGGAGGAGGTCCATATCCTGGCACGCCGCGACATCGCGGATTTCGGGGGGCTGGCCGACAAGCGCGTGGCCATCGGGGTCGAGGACAGCGGCACCTTCCTGACCGCTTCGCTGATGCTGTCCCTGGCGGGGATCGAGCTGGCCGAGGCGCTGCCCATCGCCCCGGCCGACGCGCTGCCGCAGCTGGAGGCCGGAGAGATCGACGCCTTCTTCTACATCGCCGGCGCCCCCGCCGCGATCTATTCCGAGAATGACATCGATGCCGAGCAGTTCCACCTGCTGCCCATCCAGGACGCGACCCTGCAGGCGGTCTATGCGCCCGCGACCCTGCCGGGGGGAACCTACGACTTCCAGCCCGATCCGGTCGAGCTGGTGACGGTCAAGGCCGTGCTGATGACCTATGAATACGACGCGCGCGGCAACGCCTATCATCAGGCCAGCTGCCGGGGAGTGTCGGACCTGTCCTCGCTGATCCTGACGAACATCGACACGCTGCGCGAGGAGGGCCACCCCAAGTGGCAGTCCGTCGATCTGGGCGACATTCCGACCGGATGGGACATCGCGGCCTGCGTCAACCGGGGCATCGATCCGGGCTATGTCAGCAGCTGCACGCCCCCGGCGCCCGAGGCCCCTCAGCCCCAGGCCGCCCCCACCGACAGCGAGGCGAACGCCGCCTATCGCCGCAGCATCTGCGCCGCCGTCGGCTGCTGA
- a CDS encoding coiled-coil domain-containing protein — protein MAQETPQDLAAQAQSLREIIATMESETSGMEGRLDGARAELADLESQVAETAAALEEQQTSVTVLQAQEDQLRAAIAEAEAERAAQQTASEALTVEMATQTEQAEAERAQHQADFEAMTAALADLSGRVEAARAEDARLAEQLEAARAESSELSERLETARAEDSALSGQLEAARAESGELSERLETARAEDSALSEQLETARAEEARLSERLQDLGASEQEQTERLTNLEAEIATAAGRLDEDIPARQAELEAIQAQISDRTAELEDLSAQRETLQAEVAGSQELADQIAAQESQAADLQVQVRTLTAELDDLTQARDAALAAAQPEPEVVPEPAEVATADSETPEPAGAAAPEAPAPEEVAAAAPLDGVTLQPRDAAQVGATLAVVPGLPASPDQRARLRDLLIEGHCTIDALREVQNPINRQSLLVLVSELGGC, from the coding sequence ATGGCCCAAGAGACGCCGCAGGACCTTGCCGCGCAGGCCCAGAGCCTGCGCGAGATCATCGCCACCATGGAATCCGAAACCTCCGGCATGGAGGGCCGGCTTGACGGCGCGCGGGCCGAACTGGCCGATCTGGAGAGCCAGGTTGCCGAGACGGCCGCGGCACTGGAGGAGCAGCAGACCAGCGTGACGGTGCTGCAGGCGCAGGAAGACCAATTGCGCGCGGCGATCGCCGAGGCTGAGGCGGAACGCGCCGCGCAGCAGACCGCATCCGAGGCCCTGACGGTCGAGATGGCGACGCAGACCGAGCAGGCCGAGGCCGAACGCGCCCAGCATCAGGCCGATTTCGAGGCCATGACCGCGGCGCTGGCGGATCTCTCGGGCCGGGTCGAGGCGGCGCGCGCCGAGGACGCCCGTCTGGCCGAGCAGCTGGAGGCGGCCCGTGCCGAATCCAGCGAACTGTCCGAACGGCTGGAGACGGCCCGTGCCGAGGACAGCGCCCTGTCCGGGCAGCTGGAGGCGGCCCGTGCCGAATCCGGCGAACTGTCCGAACGGCTTGAGACGGCCCGCGCCGAGGACAGCGCCCTGTCCGAGCAGCTTGAAACGGCGCGCGCCGAAGAGGCTCGGCTGTCCGAAAGGCTCCAGGACCTCGGCGCCTCCGAACAGGAGCAGACCGAGCGGCTGACGAACCTGGAGGCGGAGATCGCCACCGCCGCCGGGCGGTTGGACGAGGATATTCCGGCGCGGCAGGCCGAGCTGGAGGCGATCCAAGCGCAGATTTCGGACCGGACCGCCGAGCTGGAAGACCTGAGCGCGCAGCGCGAGACCCTGCAGGCCGAGGTGGCCGGGTCCCAGGAATTGGCCGACCAGATCGCCGCCCAGGAAAGCCAGGCCGCAGACCTGCAGGTGCAGGTCCGGACACTGACGGCCGAGCTGGACGACCTGACGCAGGCCCGCGACGCCGCCCTAGCCGCGGCGCAACCGGAGCCCGAGGTCGTCCCGGAACCTGCGGAGGTCGCGACCGCAGACTCCGAGACCCCCGAACCGGCAGGTGCGGCGGCCCCCGAGGCCCCGGCACCCGAGGAGGTCGCCGCGGCGGCCCCCCTGGACGGCGTGACCCTTCAGCCGCGCGATGCGGCGCAGGTCGGCGCGACCTTGGCCGTCGTGCCCGGACTGCCCGCCTCGCCCGACCAGCGCGCGCGGCTGCGCGACCTGCTGATCGAAGGGCATTGCACCATCGACGCGTTGCGCGAGGTGCAGAACCCGATCAACCGTCAGTCGCTGCTGGTCCTCGTGAGCGAGCTGGGAGGATGCTGA